Within the Platichthys flesus chromosome 8, fPlaFle2.1, whole genome shotgun sequence genome, the region TCCTCGACTCGCCGCTGATTCAGAGAAGATGAATAGAATGAAAAAGGGGGGAAATGGAATTTTAATAACACTCATTATAAATTGATACATTTGCTCAATATTTAACTACAGATAAATCATTCATAAAATCATCGAAAGGATCATGTTATATGGTACTAATATGTAATAAATAAGTTTAAGATGGAATCAATCAGATCCATATAATTGCTCTTGTGACATGGAGTCTTTAAAACTTattaatgataaatataaaagtaaattcAACATTCATTTTTAATCCAAAAATAATGAGTCAATATAAAAATGGATTTAAACTAGGCATTTCTTTCAaggtcctgtttgtttttctttatgagGAAATTATTCAGGatttcacagaaaaaatagaGTTAAAGCAaattttttatcaaatatttatCAATATGATGTAATTTCCTTTCTCCGGTTTTCTGCTACTTTTCACCAGCTGCATTGGGGGGGAATATGGTGTCACCAGGACGCTAATTAATCAAGGTTTAGAATTAGCAGTATGAATGCAGGACACTGGCCCGCTGTGTAGATAATATCTTTTGAGCCACAAGCAGTCGGCGTGATATCCAACATCTCACCCTTTTTGTCACTATTTCCATCGAGGGCTCTGAATCAAGGAACATGGAGTGTTTGAGGACACCCCGAGGTGCAGGGGCGACGGGTTTGAATGGGGGGAGAGGGGCGGGAGGAGACTTCAGGGGGTTTAAAGGCATGTGAACATCATGCTGCGACTCTGCAGATTCATCCATCACATGGCTGCTGGTCACTCTCGGCGAAGATGCAGATGCTCCAATAAAAGAcgagacaaaagagaaaagttagCTTTTTAATTCTCCGGAACAGAGTCACAAAAATGTGTCTGCTGCATATGACAAAAGTCCACCTGATTGAAATATGTGATTTTACAGAGCATAAAGTGACTTTTGTCTGCGTCTCCTCCCTTACCTGTTTCATAAGTTGCCAGCCTTGCGTCCCTGGCAGCTGAATGATGCTGTCTCTTTCTGTTCAGCTGGATTCTCTTCAGTAATGGGTTGTCCAGAATATCTGCACGCTGTGTTTGACAACCAGAAGACAGGGTCAGCCACTCTCTCCAAAAAAGGGTATGTTCTGGTTTTCTTTCATCTCATTCTTCAGAATACTCACTAGTTCATGAATcagttgatttattatttactttgttACCCTATTAATTTTTTATTGATGTTCAGTTATTTCTGAGCTTTGCAATATGAATGTCTTGAGCAGTCACCCTTAAAGTTTTGGTGCGttgaatttagtgacatctagtggtgaagctgcatgttgaatacccctcacctcaccctcccctttcaaACATGACTCAAAAGGtcttttagtttgtccagtctgggctactgtaaaaaacatagCAGTCTCTTAAGAGAGGACCCGCGATGTacatataaagtataaaaatataaagggcccattttaAACCCCCTAAATCTAACACACTGGTTAGGGTTAAATAAAATGCATTCTTGTTATTGTAATCATTATGAAAATATATGACTTGGAAGAAGGATCCAATCATTTCTATGAAAAGTATATAAATGATATCTAACCTCAACAAATGATTGAGGTCTTGGCTGCTGcccccgccctctctctccaggcAGCCACTCCTCCATTGGTTCTGGCTGATCAGCCACTAAaacgtgctgctgctgttttccctCTGAAACATCCATGTTCACAGGTTGGTAATATCTATCAGGTGATATCTGTGCCATGATGAAATCCGGGGGGTGTTTGAGTTGGCTCGGCGGCTCCCCTGAtggtctctgattggctgaggcaGCCGGCAGGTTGGGCTTCAGGAACCTGGCCCACTCTTGACCTGTGACAATCTCCTCCAGGAGGCTGAATGAGCCCAGGCCAAACGCAGAGTCACTAGAAGGCCTATAGACAACATGAAGACATATCATATGAGCTGAAGAAAACTAACAGGATTGATCCTACTCAGCCTGATGGGTCTTATTCCTTTGTGCTATTAAACTCTGGTGTCCAAAAAAACACATATGCAATGTCTTTTCCATCACACAACATTCACCCAGCACAGCCGTCAGGTTTTATTTAGGGTTCAGTATCATTCCCAAGACCACTTCAGAATGAAAACTGGATGGGCCAgagatcaaaccaccaaccatCTAGTTAGTGTACCACTGTCTCACcccctcaatattttttatagCACGATCTCGCAAATGGCAACTGGGGAAGTATCTCCTGTCAGATACAAGTGCCCCCTGGTTTGGAATCACTGTACTGGAGCAGCAAGGGTGGAGTTTtctgaaaaaaactatttttaatgaatatatacttttgtgacttgtttttaaagatgtatcTCTTTGAACAAGGCGTTGTAAAGACATTCATCTTTTAATTGATTTAGCTAACTTAGAATACAGAACAACCCCTGTCTTGTCCTTCAACCACAAAGGAAAGAATTATGGGGGTTTCTACTCCATTACATCTCACAAGTATTGGCCTTTTCACTCCAGTGCATTTATTTAACGATTAAAGTTACTTGCTACTTTGTAGACTTTAAAAGAATCAACAATAGGCACAAAAAACAGGACCCATTCGTATTGTGAATTGtatataaacaaaatgtatgaaatggTTCAATTTAGCACCAACCTACACAACAAAGCATTGTTGTATCGTTGATTACAACTGaagttatgtccctaacatcaGCTGGTGGCCGCTAACACCTatctactggtagttggtaacttaaattgtgcagaagaccttcaaacgtaAAAGGGACATTCACCACTTTGTcctatattttttaaataaaatccgTGACAATAGCAAACTGTATAACTTACAGTGATGGGGGTCATTCTGCATGAGTAAAGAGTTCTTCTTCCTTTGTTAATTGAGTTAAATTTTGTTAATTGTACGTCTGTTTATACATAAGATTtagaattttctttttctaacacGTCCAATACACTTTTCTTTGTTGTAATATTATCACTTCTACTGGAGTAAAGCATCTGAATAATTCTTCCACTGATGTTCTCGTTGATGATTAAAAAAGGGTGCAATTAAAATGCTGTGACGCTTCTTATCACATTCCCTCAGTGTGGCAGAAGAAGCATGTTGACAAGTGCTGTCAGTGAGAGGGGTGTGTTTGGCACATCAGATCAGGAGGACACATCACAGCGTACATATAAACAGCCCAAACTAACACCGTAGCTATGGCTTGGCTCGGCTCAGAAATACCTCACATATCTTACTGGTATCGCTTTAGCAACCCTCAACAAAATCTAAACTGTGAGAACTGGAGCTCGACTGAAGCGCTGGTTTGCGTGTTTGATCACCTGAATCGCTCTTCGAGACAGCGGTCGTCTGTATGTGGTGGAGGGGCTTCACTGGCGTCTAATGAGACCAGcgtcccctcttcctctttatgTGATGTAATGATGAGATGTTCTGCCGGCAGTGGCTGCTTCTGAGGGGAAATCTGTGAAGGGAGTCGCAGTTCCATTATGTTTGACACGTAGAGAATATAATCCAAAAGTATAATCTAAATTCACTACTCACCTCAGTTCCCTGCTGACTGTTCTGGTCaactctccctccatcctctttctcccttttgACAGAACTCCCCTGcctgtccatccatctctccttgATCTTCTGCGTCCATCTCCTTGGCTTACTCTCCGTCGACCGCTGTTTTCGTCGGGAGCTGCTGTTCTTTGTCGTTTGGCCACTTGCGACAAACTGAATGTCTTTACTTTGCGCCGAAGCTCCAAATTCTCCATTTCCCACATGAAGCACTTTACTCTCTTGACTTCCTGTGTCAATATTTGCCGCTGTGGGCGTCAACGACCACATGTAGACTTTAGGTGCAAAACCCTGAACCTTTACCAGATCCTGGATCGCATTCTGTCCTGAGTTTGTGAGAGCAGGGACCTGCCCTGTCATAGCCGAACTGCAAAAGGTCCCCTTTTCCCTATCAGTCTCCTCAAAGGAAGTTATATCAGCCCCTTTAAGTGATTTAGCAGGAAACAACTGCCCAGTTCCTGCTGGGGTGACACGAGGTGATGTGGCCTCTCCCAACACCCTGTTCTCACCCGTGTCCTTATCGACAATGTTGTTCTGTGAGGGGAAGGAAACAAGACCCCTGTCCATTCCACAGCCAGCACTTGCTTGTCGTATTTCCCCACTTTTGAGGACCAATTCGTCCCCAGCAGAGATTCCATTGGTACCATACTCAAAGCCATTGAAAGGGCGGTTAGAGGCAGCTGTGATGGACCCGGGGCTGTGCAGGAGGGGCTGACCCTCTCTTCCTGGCTGGAGCCTCAGTCTCTGCAGCATGGACTGCAGCATGCCCTGAGTGTCTGTGGGAGTATGTGAGTGAGACATCTAGGAACAAATATTGTTGCGATTCAAATCCaaaagtcaaagaaaaacatgtcaacaataAGTTAACATTATATTCAATGAATAAGATTCCTCACAGTGTTATGTATTGTCAtgattaaaaagaaactgaagaCCATGACAAAAGAAActgtagaaaaaataaaagtcaaccCTGTGTCCAACTTCTTTTGTCAAGATTCCTGTGAtggttatttctttcttttatcatGTTCCAATCTTTTTCCATTACTCTTTTAACGGTTCCTCACAGCAAATATCAACACAGGTCCATTTCTTATAATACATCACTCCCTCAGTTAGgaaagaaaagtttattttcccTTGCTGCTTGTGCCTCTTCTCCGAGATGTTTCGCTCTCACACTGGTCCCACTCCTCCATGATCCTCAAGTGATTCAGCAGCAGTCGTCTTGTGTCCCCTCAAGGTCTCGGTTTCATTTAAATGTCCACGGTTTCAGTTGTCACTCGTCTTCTCCAGCAGCCATTTCCGTCAGTGTGATGGGAGGATCACCGGAGCATGCCAGTGTTCCTTTAAACTTACACACTGAAGCAGACCAACGAGAAAGACCAGTAAGGTGAGATAATTGTGCGTTGACGGTGActagccctctctctctctcactctctctctctgtctgcctgcccATCTTTATGTttcccctcccttccttcctacTCCTCTCCccaactccacacacacatgcacacacacacacaaacattccctCTTGGTTCCCACTCTGACCCTCGTACGGTAATTACAGGGCGTTGAGGGCAGCTGCTATTTATGTGTCTTCAGATTTAAAGAAATAGAAAATCTTGCAATGACTTTTGGGATAAGCAAAATCATATCAACAGTGGAATCTACAATATGTGACACAAgtgacacaaaaatgtgttaatcTCCTTAGACGTGTTGAAGTTAGCCTCCTTGTAGTTACTTTATTACATTAACACTtatttattagggacagacagTGAGTCCctttgaaattgtaaggatcattattattcaggcaaatgaattggcttctggagggctttaacatgctcaaattcttaccaaaatttgcagaaaatttgaaagtTGTGAAAATCTACATATGCTGGAgtaattttcaatgggcgtggcaaaatagCTCAAcagtgccccccgagacccctgGAAGgcgttcacattgaccgatcttcgcAAGAAAATCGATACACATGTTTATCATGACCAGGCAAACAAAAGAAGTCATAgatgcaatttgaaaaacgcaacaggaagcctgctattttgcatttctaTGCccttttggccatattccacatttttactttgaggtaatcgtaccagggcttacatcagatcaacttcaaattgagatgagtttCTTCACAACAAGATTTAGATACAAACTATCTCAAAGATTGATTTTTCGTCACATGGTGTGACCATTACATGTcatatttcctcagtcattatttacttttttcagGCAAAGGGCAAAACACATGcaacgcttcaaaatgcatTTGTTCGGGCCTGcgcagtgctgctttgcagtcctagagatttgagaaattgtattttatagttGGTACTTTCAAGGGTTGAGCAATCCtggttatatttttttaattattgttataatgaattggctttttgttaatattttttttcccaggcaaattaatttttttttattttaatttatttcattaattttatgtatttatttatttttaatataattaactTTAACTCCTGCGCAGTGCACTTCTGGGCaggattcattttatttttcaaacaattttttctttatttaaaaatattataatttattattacaaaattatctttattattgagTTACAATATTAACTATATTTAAGTGTACGCAGCTGATTCACATCATTTAAATtatgttgtttgtcttttcataGTGAGAATATTGTttgatataaaatattattatgttAGGGGACTGTCTTTCGACCGTTTTTTTTAGAGACCAAACGCGCATGTGTGCAATCATCCACGCCCCCTCGACTTCCTGTCTCTCCGATTGGTCCACAGGCCGGAAG harbors:
- the zgc:113229 gene encoding uncharacterized protein zgc:113229, translated to MSHSHTPTDTQGMLQSMLQRLRLQPGREGQPLLHSPGSITAASNRPFNGFEYGTNGISAGDELVLKSGEIRQASAGCGMDRGLVSFPSQNNIVDKDTGENRVLGEATSPRVTPAGTGQLFPAKSLKGADITSFEETDREKGTFCSSAMTGQVPALTNSGQNAIQDLVKVQGFAPKVYMWSLTPTAANIDTGSQESKVLHVGNGEFGASAQSKDIQFVASGQTTKNSSSRRKQRSTESKPRRWTQKIKERWMDRQGSSVKREKEDGGRVDQNSQQGTEISPQKQPLPAEHLIITSHKEEEGTLVSLDASEAPPPHTDDRCLEERFRPSSDSAFGLGSFSLLEEIVTGQEWARFLKPNLPAASANQRPSGEPPSQLKHPPDFIMAQISPDRYYQPVNMDVSEGKQQQHVLVADQPEPMEEWLPGERGRGQQPRPQSFVERADILDNPLLKRIQLNRKRQHHSAARDARLATYETASASSPRVTSSHVMDESAESQHDVHMPLNPLKSPPAPLPPFKPVAPAPRGVLKHSMFLDSEPSMEIVTKRRRVEENRRVRFSEEVLTIDPPELDLDAEDSEDDSGAEDDSVIEQEFEVEQLETEKAEAATAAAAVAAVAAVAARRSVLPAWIQALKRRNTGRKHR